One region of Hydrogenobaculum sp. Y04AAS1 genomic DNA includes:
- a CDS encoding outer membrane beta-barrel protein — MKNFKTYKQNYKRFFMTLAILSLPLSFRGAYAFQLDEGAFGKLNIDGAVSGYYLYSNNVPPNSTPPPNGDKKNRYDISNALVNISKPDGVVRFTIVAGAYAFPTVGETTAKTTQSGYNTDLYSALPIAYLEFDPNSSVSIKAGKLPTMIGYESAFTYQNIDIQRSILWGMQPVVSRGIRFTYTKGIFTGNIELNDGFYSEKKLAVEGSFSLAPNQNSSISFNFIYPDKSTKPNPTASPANKQEYELTGSYTVSKFTFAFDSMYVHVPTETDPSVSTQSNHAFGIAGYATYNINDAWSLNARAEYDEEGTSGTDIMGFGLGAHAYSITITPEYKYKQFFIRPEVSYVHITNVASAYYYTSPSDTTPTKNTQIRLGLEAGFVF; from the coding sequence ATGAAAAACTTTAAAACTTACAAACAAAATTACAAACGCTTTTTCATGACCTTGGCCATCCTATCCCTCCCCCTCTCCTTCAGGGGGGCTTATGCCTTCCAACTAGATGAAGGGGCTTTTGGTAAGCTAAATATAGATGGTGCTGTAAGTGGCTACTACCTTTACTCAAATAACGTACCTCCAAATTCTACTCCTCCTCCTAATGGAGATAAGAAAAATCGTTACGATATATCAAATGCCCTTGTAAATATATCAAAACCAGACGGTGTAGTAAGGTTTACTATAGTAGCTGGTGCTTACGCTTTTCCTACAGTAGGTGAAACCACAGCCAAAACTACCCAAAGCGGATATAACACAGATCTATACTCTGCTTTGCCCATAGCTTACTTGGAGTTTGATCCAAATTCAAGCGTATCTATAAAAGCTGGTAAGCTTCCTACGATGATAGGCTACGAGTCAGCGTTTACCTATCAAAACATAGATATCCAAAGAAGCATACTTTGGGGTATGCAACCTGTAGTAAGTAGAGGTATTAGGTTTACTTACACAAAAGGTATCTTTACAGGTAATATTGAACTAAACGATGGTTTTTACTCTGAGAAAAAACTAGCTGTAGAAGGCTCTTTTAGTTTGGCTCCAAATCAAAACTCCTCTATAAGCTTTAACTTTATATATCCAGATAAAAGCACAAAACCAAACCCAACAGCCAGTCCTGCCAACAAACAAGAGTATGAGCTAACTGGCTCTTATACAGTATCTAAATTTACATTTGCCTTTGATTCTATGTATGTACATGTGCCTACCGAGACAGATCCATCGGTAAGTACTCAATCAAACCACGCTTTTGGTATAGCTGGTTATGCCACTTACAATATAAACGATGCATGGTCTTTGAATGCAAGGGCCGAGTATGACGAGGAAGGGACTTCTGGCACCGATATAATGGGCTTTGGTCTTGGAGCTCACGCTTATTCTATCACTATAACACCAGAATACAAGTATAAGCAATTTTTCATAAGACCTGAAGTATCTTATGTCCACATTACAAACGTAGCCTCAGCTTACTATTACACCTCACCATCTGATA